Within Bactrocera oleae isolate idBacOlea1 chromosome 6, idBacOlea1, whole genome shotgun sequence, the genomic segment TGCGATATAAgtgaatatttacttattctACTGCGAAATTGGCAATTCTTGACATTCAAGTTAATGAATAAAGTGTAAAAcaattatactaaaatatttacaaagtaggttttagtttattaattacaaaaactCAACAGCTCTTACTCCCAACTATGACTAAGCACACAAAATTTTTCATAGCTTTCTGACTCAACTCAAGTCAATCCGAGTTGATGCAGAAGAACTCAAGAAATATACTTGTACGTGGTATTAATATACTTAATATTATAATCATATACTTAGGAAGCAACCTTCAATGGAATAAGTGATGAAGGTGTCAATTATAGTctataaataaatcaacaaactttttcttattaaattctTTGGCGGTTATATTTGTCAGAAGCGGATTTAGTAAGCGAATTTGATGAATGAATTGTAGTGAATATAAATGGATTCTTTGGCGGTTACATTTGTCAGAAGCGGATTTAGTAAGCGAAGTTGATGAATGAATTGTAGTGAATATAAATAGATTTTGTGAAACTCCAGTATTTGCAGATAAACTCTTGTTCCAGTTATGTTTTCCAGATTCTTATGCGAATTTTCGGTAGCGTATTCTCGGAAAACTGTCTGAGCTCACTCAAATCTTCTCTCTATTAAAGATCGTTGTTGATACATTCTTTTCTAATCTCTCCTAATTATCTGATAATTTaagacatcattttgtccgagTTTCTATATTTGCTATAAATGGCATAGTGGTACCCTTAATGAATACTTACTCAAGGTTCTGTGGCAAAAGTTCAGTGTAAGGAATATTCTTTAGTTAAGAATTTTTTTCGACACAGAGTTGCAATTATTTTCATACGCATAAATTTCAAATGAGAAACATGGGGTTGACAAAAGGTACTAAAATTTGGATatgataatatttttcttcactAGAACAGATAGTTGTGAGTACAAAATgcaaagcatatatatattaataataagaattaattaaataaatgtcaTTTGCATATGGTTTGATCAAATACCCAGCTCGGCTCACAGCTGATCTTTTTCTTCCCATTAACACACAGAGAGCAAAATCCATGGACTTCCACCGACTCGTtcgatttgtttgaaaaaaaaaaaacaaaggtcAATGCAGATCCAAGCAGCCACTTTATAGTCAAGGTAGTAGAATCGAATATAGTGCCAGACATTCGGAAAACAGTTTTACCAGCAAAATTCCTGTGAACTGTTATGGAATTTAGgcaaatatgttatttttccaaaaatgtgaATCATGATTCACACAGTTGTATTTCTTGTGCTCTGAGTGGAACTCGCTGTGATGTATGCGCCCGCTGTCAAGTTATATTGTATGactaatatttataccctgaacatcgtatattaagtttgaaacgaagtttgtaacatccagaagcaAACGTTGAAGacctcataaaatatttatgtataaatgatcagcgtgagggGTCAATTTAACGATTTTCGTCTGTCCCTCTGTCTGTCTTTCCGTGTccatatatatgcaaactagtagcttagtttttgagatatcaatctacaCCCGTTCTTTGCACCCGCTAGGCCTCGTAtgcaaaactgttttatttgatataatatttaattgttcaaAGGAATGCTACAATTTCAAAACAtcttgttcagatcggactactaaagaattaaaaaattatgtttaagaaATTATGCCAAGTATCCCATAACTTAAATAATGTAACAAAAATTCCGCACCCTTGGATATCAATTTTTAACTCAAAGTCAGAAATCGAACTAGCATTCTATCGggataaataaaattggtgTTCTTAAAAATCTCACCGAGATTCCTAAgagttttcaataattttgggTCTACTAGAAATGAATTTTAAGTCAAAATGTTCGGCTTAACATAGGATTTCTCTGTAAGTAATACTCCGTGCAAAACACTACGTACAagtataaccaaaaaaattgatataatacatacaaaataattataacaagtaaggaagggctaagttcggatgtcaacgaacatttcatactcttgcaacctaCCATGATCAAAGCCGAAAAAATTCCTTCAATTAatcaatattataaatatataatataactcatatattatataaccgaCATATTGAGCAttgggtttgttagaataacgtaAATCATTATACCTATGTGGTATAAGAGGGGTTGGATAATTCGTAGACCAATATTACATATTCTCGGCATTTTATGCACTATAATAGattgttataagaaaaacacgctcttttaattttattaagttaactcgcatattgaccgatatttgcggtataaagttaGCCGGAAGTTCGCAAATtgttctattaggtatatggagactAAGGAAATTATTGATCTGAtccaacccatttttggcacacggGCATATTGATTCTCTctgagtttctataatatatcccacagattgacagatattttcgataaaaggtTCGCAATAGAActtggggtccatatattcggtacctatgggcttgaacagttcggtttcgatttagataattttcggTCAGAAGCTGTCACACTTCAAAGTCAATATTGGTGCAATGTTTTATGCCGATATATTCACTGGTGcctaatttgtatactggaaagtgagagaatcaattggattttaaaattgtgttacataagaagtaggcgtggttgtagttcgatatcacacatttttacaCTGCGGTATAAGAATGTGAGAATAATGCTAACTACCCACCCACCGAATGTGGTTAAAATCGGTAGTGCACGTCCCGAGATATGTGTTTCCGCCCATCGTACAATATTGACCACGGCCTCTATAAAGTCTTTTGTTGTCATCTAGGATGTAAAATTTCATGTGtttgacgtatttatttatagatttatcgtgcttttagtagtttttaatagaaccgttatataaggagtgggcgtggttatcgtCCCGTCCTCATTCTCGTCCTTTCTCTTTTGCCATGGAACaagtgtacaaagtttcattacgatatctcaatttttactcaagttatcgcttgcatagacggacggagagacagacagtcactcggaattcaacttatctcttcatgctgatcatttatatatttatagaaaccCATAtccatctcgattagttttaggtgatacaaacaaccccTAGGTgactaaaactattatactctgtagtaacatgttacaagagtataaaaataattgaactgAAGGCAATCGTATTTGAGACTTCGCTTCTACACTACGTTACGCACAATATCGTTAGTGCCGATTAGTTAGGTCGAGGCCGCTGCCAAAAGTAGTCGTAAATTGCGGTAGTGAATTTCTTGATTAATTTGTTCATGGCGTTCAAGAAATATTTTGGGTTTTTGTTAAGCTTGTGCTGTGTGCATTGCTTCAATAAAATTGTTGGTGAGTCATAAAATATACGTATTTGTCAAAAAAGGaatgaaaaatttgcaaaaaaaaagtaaataaatactttgGGATTTCCATAGGCTTAAATGGATTCACACCAAATCTAAATCTTGTAAAGTCGTTTCGCGCCTTAAGTTAGTGACAAGCATACCTTGAGGATATTCATAGACCGCAATAACAATGAAATTCCTCTATAATATTCCTATAACTCTTATCGGGGAATCTGAATTTCTACTTaagaatatttaaacatttgacTTTTGCTTTGTATCGACatttattacttttactttATATTGCAGCCAACGCTGGTAATGATTGCCAGACTAAAAGTGGCCAGTCTGGAAAATGTATGCCGATACTTAATTGCAGTTCCTTAGTTGAACTATCTGTAAAGGTGTCCAGAACAGAAATGGAAACAGCACTTTTAAAATATAGTGTTTGTGACGTTGAAGAATTCACTTATAAAGTAAATACCATATTATCATAGTTCTGAAAGAAAATACccttctaaaaatatatttcggatTACAGGTATACTGCCCTCAAAAGGATTACATCTCTGCTGCCCTAAATAATGATAAAATACAGGTAACGTGACGTTAGATGTGTTCGGTTAAGTTAGAATGCGAAGAAGTAGTTAGTGTCATACGGGCACTTACTAAATGCATGACatatgtttggtatgtcggaGTTTAGTCAGGGTGGATTTAGACTGTAAACAGTATGATTGTCACAGTATGTAGAGCGTGTTAAAAGTGGAGAGTGTGAGAGTCGTTGTCAGTCATTGGTtattaaaagataaaatattataagGGAACTATGCTTTAACTATTCAATGAAATCAGTTCATTTCACATGATTCTTCATTTCCTTCTCATATCTTTAGTCTAGGGGTAATCTACCGACAACTAAGAAATGCGGGCTCGATGCCCCCAGCATAGCAAATCGTATCTACGGTGGGGTTAATACTATTAATGGTGAATATCCCTGGACTGTAgggatttttttcaaaaataaattaagtatgtTGAATTTGATCTTGCATAAAAAAAACgccacaaaattattaaaacattacaATAAACAGCCTTTCCAGACAATGAAGATTTCCTTATATGTGCTGGCTCTCTTATAACCGAATACTTTGTTATCACCGCCGCACATTGTTTTTCTGATGAAAAGAAATCAGTACCGGATTATTTTGTACGTTTGGGTGCACGTATAATAAATAACCCTATGCTGGATAATGAAATAGATGCAATAATAAAACATCCGCATTATAGGAAAAAAACCTCAGTTAATGACGCAGCATTATTACATATGAAAGTTGGTGTCAAATACTCTCAAATTACACCCATTTGTCTGCCACTCGATGTGAGTCTACGTGATAATAAACGTTACGAGAAACAGCAAGCTAGCATCAGCGGTTGGGGAATGACTAAAAAAGACAACTCTGACCCTAGTAGTATTCAGTTAAAAACGCATGTTGAGATAATACCAGTCGTtcaaaaggaaaaatattattattgcaacaATTTTACAATAAGTAGCAGCAAAATGTGCGCCACGGGCAAAGATCACGATGCATGTAAAGCCGATTCTGGTGGACCGCTTATGATCAAAGAAACTTTAAATGGAAGTACGAATTGGTATCTAATCGGCATAGTTTCATACTCCAACTTGAATAACAAATGTGGAACTGATCAATCTATTGGCATTTACTCACGCGTCAATACTTTTATTGATTGGATAATACTCACCTTAAAAACATATTGTAAGTGATTCGAACAAAAGTACTGtaaccaaacaatttttttgctatgaataaataatttcagtgtaaattttaaaaaattataacaatttattaagGATAAGGCCAATCTAGAGCCCTATAAAGGCCTCATTTTGGCAATTTATACTGGAAGCAAAGAGAAAGGAAACGACTTTTGTTTCTTTCAGGCATTATTAAACatgtttttgtttgcatatttttattattaaaattttgatataaaatagtGGTTACCTTCTCGAAAAGCGCCTTTCGGACGACGTTAATTCTGGGAATTCATGTCATCTCAAACGGAGTGAAAAATGGAATCTTAAACTACATAAAACTTACCAGTAAAATACTTACGTTTTCAGCTTTACATCAACTTTTGGCACGACGGGTGTACCAGTTGAATTGTGTTCTTAAGATCAACAGCTCGTTTCCAATTTACAAAGACATGTTTCCTTTAAtagctaaataaatatatacaaaatagt encodes:
- the LOC106621748 gene encoding CLIP domain-containing serine protease B4, which codes for MAFKKYFGFLLSLCCVHCFNKIVANAGNDCQTKSGQSGKCMPILNCSSLVELSVKVSRTEMETALLKYSVCDVEEFTYKVYCPQKDYISAALNNDKIQSRGNLPTTKKCGLDAPSIANRIYGGVNTINGEYPWTVGIFFKNKLTFPDNEDFLICAGSLITEYFVITAAHCFSDEKKSVPDYFVRLGARIINNPMLDNEIDAIIKHPHYRKKTSVNDAALLHMKVGVKYSQITPICLPLDVSLRDNKRYEKQQASISGWGMTKKDNSDPSSIQLKTHVEIIPVVQKEKYYYCNNFTISSSKMCATGKDHDACKADSGGPLMIKETLNGSTNWYLIGIVSYSNLNNKCGTDQSIGIYSRVNTFIDWIILTLKTYCK